The proteins below are encoded in one region of Lactuca sativa cultivar Salinas chromosome 3, Lsat_Salinas_v11, whole genome shotgun sequence:
- the LOC128132881 gene encoding uncharacterized protein LOC128132881, whose protein sequence is MEPDAKEFTSMVAQIIDKRLWMGAMGKSDGMLSCTTAKEIWDRLKELYSTDEDLEHSIQTLLLSEFGAFVQKPEEKLIQTFDHFNHLLSKMMKPSIERKVIEQNDTLMNGLRPEWIAVVSTVKAHEQFKSYSLAKLMGILKSHESEVTKEAKVVSGVGSLALVYKRKNVVDEEEQSDMSECDLTNEEYTMMVTNPKKFARRKFPANKNRNWQGSYNSEKVKEEPKNNTQKDDEKKESKLENIVNDEFDGVEVWSIDSEDEEVRTPSHGRAYVAREGVVVSAGRCLMITTESKHEKEKVKEDKCFAAKPMSEKISDCDQLIKKEDEIIAECESIMSLDEISVTYKYGLDKIESFIESKEQFIKNEPEPTKPLISENSVEYARVSKEKSKTLKEKAIVYQKVQTTPNQVYKVTGVTKKPTAELTSMVDKDNAEGCDNFFCGCSRHMTRRSEELREFRSLKDGGCVKYGNNSYSIIKGYGMITNGEFSIRKVAYVEGLQHNLISISQLFAGTSLKVSFDDEGSKIIEKQMKKILLKSERKGEIFPLNLNLIKGKLEICLLSKANTNESWLWHRRLSHLNFKDINQLVLGDHVRGLPILKFDKEHLCAA, encoded by the exons ATGGAGCCAGATGCCAAGGAGTTCACGAGTATGGTTGCTCAGATAATTGATAAGAGGCTATGGATGGGGGCTATGGGAAAATCAGATGGGATGCT TTCATGCACAacagctaaagaaatatgggataggttgaaggaactGTACTCAACCGATGAGGATCTGGAGCACTCGATCCAAACCTTATTGCTCTCTGAATTCGGTGCTTTCGTACAAAAACCTGAAGAGAAGCTCATTCAAACATTCGATCATTTCAACCATTTGCTTAGCAAGATGATGAAGCCTAGTATTGAAAGGAAGGTGATTGAACAAAATGATACATTAATGAATGGCTTAAGGCCCGAATGGATAGCAGTGGTTTCAACAGTGAAAGCTCAtgaacaatttaaatcatattcacTGGCGAAGCTAATGGGAATTCTCAAATCCCACGAGAGCGAAGTAACAAAAGAAGCGAAAGTTGTTTCGGGTGTGGGTTCACTGGCCCTTGTTTATAAACGCAAGAATGTAGTAGACGAAGAGGAGCAATCTGATATGTCAGAATGTGATCTGACCAATGAAGAGTACACAATGATGGTCACTAACCCGAAGAAGTTTGCTCGCAGAAAGTTCCcagccaataagaaccgaaactggcagggaagctataatTCTGAAAAAGTGAAGGAAGAACCAAAGAACAACACCCAAAAGGACGATGAAAAGAAGGAGAGTAAACTT gaaaaCATTGTCAATGATGAGTTCGAtggagtggaagtttggtctatAGATTCTGAGGATGAAGAGGTACGCACACCCTCGCATGGAAGAGCATATGTGGCGAGAGAAGGAGTTGTTGTGTCGGCTGGGAGATGCTTAATGATAACAACCGAAAGCAAGCATGAGAAGGAGAAGGTCAAGGAAGACAAATGCTTCGCTGCCAAGCCCATGAGTGAAAAGATCAGCGACTGCgatcagttgatcaagaag gaggacgaAATCATTGCTGAGTGTGAATCTATAATGTCCTTGGATGAAATCTCTGTCACCTACAAATATGgattggacaaaattgaatctttcattgaGTCTAAAGAAC AATTCATTAAAAACGAACCCGAACCAACAAAACCCCTCATATCTGAAAATTCGGTTGAATACGCTCGGGTGTCAAAGGAAAAATCGAAGacgctcaaagaaaaggccattGTCTATCAGAAGGTACAAACTACACCCAACCAAGTGTATAAAGTCACTGGAGTCACTAAGAAGCCAACGGCAGAGTTGACATCGATGGTTGACAAAGATAATGCTGAAGGGTGCGATAatttcttctg tggttgctctcgtcacatgacaagAAGAAGTGAAGAACTTagagagtttcggtcccttaagGATGGTGGGTGTGTGAAATACGGAAACAACTCTTACAGCATCATCAAAGGATATGGCATGATAACTAACGGAGAGTTCTCTATACGAAAGGTAGCCTACGTGGAAGGAttgcaacataacctcatcagcaTTTCTCAACTTTTCGCAGGAACCAGTTTGAAAGTCTCGTTTGATGATGAGGGAtcaaaaataattgaaaaacaaATGAAGAAAATTCTGTTAAAATCTGAGCGAAAAGGGGAGATATTTCCTCTAAATCTCAACTTGATAAAAGGAAAGCTAGAAATATGTTTGCTATCAAAGGCGAACACAaatgaaagttggttatggcaccgaagactgTCCCATCTGAACTTCAAAGATATTAATCagttggtgcttggtgatcaCGTGCGTGGACTTCctattctcaaatttgataagGAACATTTGTGCGCAGCATGA
- the LOC128132882 gene encoding uncharacterized mitochondrial protein AtMg00810-like, with protein MVWYATLTKHLLEHGYSRGTIDQTLFIKHVGANQILVQIYVDDINFWSMCPQLCKDIKSMMKKTFKMRSLGEMTMFLGLQVKQDSTGILLLQAKYVDDMLEKFGFRDAKPALTPMVEQPLLTPYTEGEFVD; from the coding sequence ATGgtgtggtatgcaactcttacgaagcacttgctcgagcatggcTATTCACGGGGGACAATCGatcaaaccctgttcattaagcaTGTTGGTGCCAATCAGATTCTAGTTCAAATCTACGTCGATGACATCAATTTCTGGTCAATGTGTCCACAGCTGTGCAAGGATATTAAAAGCATGATGAAGAAGACGTTCAAGATGAGGTCCCTTGGggagatgaccatgtttttggggcttcaggtcaaacaagacTCAACCGGAATCCTATTACTTCAAGCCAagtatgttgatgatatgctagagaagttcgggtttcgagACGCAAAACCTGCCTTGACGCCGATGGTCGAGCAACCCCTGTTGACTCCATATACTGAAGGCGAATTCGTAGATTAG